GTCATCTCGACTACTATCTCCACCCCGACCAACTGGTCCTCGAGTCCCTGCTTCAAGTTCAAAACCTAATGGACCAAGAAGCTCATCTACTGGTCCTCTACCAGGATCTTTGAGAGCTGCTGGATCTAGCTCATGGGTTACAAGTCCCACATGTAAGATAACTACTCTGAGTTTATCTGTAGTAATTGGGATGTATGTGTTTTCTACTggacatatttttctttttggttaacaATATTTGACTGGAAAGTGGCTTTTTTTCAGCCCAAGCTCCAGATTCGGCAAATTTTCATGGCTCAAGTCATGATGTTGTTTCCAAACAGGATACACACTCGCGAAAACGTAGTGTTTCTGATATGTTGGATTTGATCCCATCTCTTCAAAATTTAGAAGCCAATACAAGATTTTATAAGAGAAGGAAAATCTCAGAGTCAGCTCACACTCTACAGCCTTTGTCACAGGCACTCATTTCATCAGAAATTGCTTGTAAAACTGAAGGATATAGTTACGGTAATCTTATAGCTGAAGCAAATAAAGGGAATGCACCTTCTAGTGTCTATGTTTCAGCTCTTCTTCATGTGGTTAGGCACTGTTCTCTTTGTATCAAGCATGCCAGACTAACTAGCCAGATGGAGGCACTTGACATTCCATATGTTGAAGAAGTAGGTTTAAGAAATGCATCCTCAAACTTATGGTTCCGACTCCCATTTTCCAGTGGTGATTCTTGGCAACACATATGCTTGCGGCTTGGCAGACCTGGAAGTATGTATTGGgatgttaaaataattgatcaacATTTTCGGGACTTGTGGGAACTTCAAAAGGGAAGCAGTAATACAACATGGGGTTCTGGTGTACGCATTGCCAATACATCTGATATAGACTCTCATATCCGTTATGATCCAGAAGGTGTTGTACTGAGCTATCAGTCTGTTGAGGCTGATAGCATTAAAAAGTTAGTGGCAGATATCCAGAGGCTCTCTAATGCTAGAATGTTTGCACTTGGAATGCGGAAACTTCTGGGAGTGAGAATAGATGAGAAACCAGAAGAAATCAGTGCTAATTGTGATGGTAAAGCACCAGTTGGAGTAAAAGGTGTTGAGGTTTCTGATAAGTTATCAGAACAGATGAGGCGGGCATTTAGAATTGAGGCGGTTGGACTAATGAGTTTGTGGTTTAGTTTTGGCTCTGGGGTCCTAGCACGCTTTGTAGTTGAGTGGGAATCAGGTAAAGAGGGCTGCACAATGCATGTTTCTCCTGACCAACTCTGGCCTCATACAAAGGTTTGTATTCCTCCTtagtttgtttcatttttgttctcctttcttttccctttttctgtTGGTTTTAATGGTACAAATCATTGAGacttgtttttcaatttcaacgTTTAATACTTGCAAGTTTTTGGTGCTGCTGATTATAATATTAAAGTTTGAATTAGTTGCTGCATTATGCATATGCCCACTGCCGTAGCCTGTCAATATTGTGTTATTGGGATATCACttgtaagatatatatatatatacatcatctattttcttttttactttttaaaaaaatttgtcatgTAAAAGGAGATCCAAATTGCAGCCCAATGTTGCCAATTTATTGGTTTTCTGTCTTTTATTTAGTGTAAGCATCCTTTTTGCCGTAAACAGCATCCTGATACTATCATCTACCGTtgcttaaaatattttgttagtaGATGTTCATAATGTCCTAATAAAATTTCGAATGGTGGTTCTTGATATCATATTTTTGCTGTTAGCTGATGGGTCATGTAAATAAGCTGGATGGAGTTTCTGCTGAGTATAGTTACCCCTAAAGCACTTAACAGAGTTTAAAAGGGCAACTATTTCAGATGCCAATGTGATTTTAACTGGGAAAGAGGAAACTTCaatatattatgttttcttttgattgCTTTATAGCTGATCTCTGTAGCATAAATTTGCCTTCATTATAGATCTGTTACGTTATATATATGGTTCCATTAGTTTCCAGTATGTATCCTATAAATTGtatgcatttcatttttttctatcgTGTGCAGTTCCTTGAAGATTTCATAAATGGAGCAGAAGTTGCATCCCTTTTGGATTGCATTCGCCTCACGGCAGGACCTCTACATGCTCTTGCAGCTGCAACTCGGCCTGCACGAGCAGGTCCTGCTGCAGGTGTCCCTGGCGTAACAGTAGCCAACTCTTCAATCCCAAAACAGAGTGGGTATATTCCATCACAGGGACTTTTGCCGAGCAGTTCAACCACAAATGTTAGTCAAGCTACATCTGGGCCGGGAGTAACCCCACCTGCATCTGCTGCTTCAGGCCCTCTTGGAAATCATAGCCTACATGGTGCAGCTATGTTGGCTGCTGCAGGGCGAGGTGGTCCTGGCATTGTTCCTAGCTCTCTGTTGCCCATTGATGTCTCAGTTGTTTTGCGGGGGCCATATTGGATACGGATTATTTATCGTAAATATTTTGCGGTTGACATGCGGTGCTTTGCTGGAGATCAGGTTTGGTTGCAACCAGCAACACCACCAAAGGGTGGCCCTTCAGTTGGAGGGTCATTGCCGTGCCCACAGTTTAGGCCTTTCATTATGGAGCATGTTGCTCAGGAATTGAATGGCTTAGAGCCTAATTTTGCTGGTGGTCAACAGACCATTGGATTGGCGAattcaaataatccaaatcCCAGTTCTGGTTCACAGCTTTCTGCTGCCAATGGCAATAGAGTTGGCCTCCCAAATTCTGCTGGGATTTCTAGGCCAGGAAACCAAGCAACTGGCATGAACCGCGTGGGAAGTGCTCTTTCGGCATCTCAAAATTTGGCTATGGTGAATTCAGGATTGCCTTTACGGAGATCACCAGGGGCAGGTGTCCCTGCACATGTAAGAGGAGAACTGAATACGGCCATTATTGGCCTTGGGGATGATGGAGGGTATGGGGGTGGATGGGTTCCCCTCGTTGCCCTTAAGAAGGTTCTAAGAGGTATTCTCAAGTACCTTGGAGTGCTATGGCTCTTTGCCCAATTACCCGATCTTCTAAAAGAGATCCTGGGGTCAATTTTAAAGGACAATGAAGGTGCTCTCTTGAATTTGGACCAGGAACAGCCTGCCTTGCGATTTTTTGTGGGGTATGTGCACCTATCATTTTTGTTCTGCCATAGTCTTATTGCTGTTATTGCATATAAACAACATCTTGCATAAGCTTAAAAGGTAGCAGAACATACATTGCCTGCACAGGATgcaaataaactatttttagtaTTTCAATAGGTAGGATTATAATATGATTATGAGTAGCTGCTTCCCTTCACGATGTTTGTGTTTTTGAACTTTTATCTTCATATTTGTCCtcaaatttatgtttgttgtCATTATGGTCATTATTGCTGTTGTGTTATCATCATCTTCTAAGCAGTTTCTGCACTGCTCATTCATACCTTCaattattctatttaaaacaatCAGGCAAAATAATTTTGTGTTGGTTTATCTAATAGTTGCCCTGGATACAGATCTGAACAGACATGCACTAAAATATGTTCTTACACTCTTGAGAGGCTTATGTTTTCATGGTTATTGATACATGTGCATCATATTCTTCTGATATCTTGATTCCCAAAAAGATCTTCCTACTCCTGTTTTCTGATTACATGTCTTTCTATTAGGGGCTATGTCTTTGCTGTTAGTGTCCACAGAGttcaacttcttcttcaagtTCTCAGCGTAAAGCGCTTCCATCATCAACAGCAGCCGCAGCAGCAGCCGAACTCAGCCACTGCTCAAGAGGAATTGACTCAATCTGAAATAGGCGAGATATGTGACTACTTCAGCCGTCGTGTTGCTTCAGAGCCATATGATGCTTCCCGTGTTGCATCATTCATTACTCTTCTCACCCTACCTATTTCTGTCCTGAGagaatttttgaaacttatagCATGGAAAAAGGGATTGGCCCAGGCACAAGGTGGAGATACAGCACCTGCGCAGAAGCCACGAATTGAATTATGTCTTGAAAATCATGCTGGCCTGAAAATGGATGAGAGCTCGGAGACCTCATCTACATCAAAAAGCAATATCCATTATGATCGGTCCCATAACTCCGTTGATTTTGGGCTGACAGTAGTTCTTGATCCTGCTCACATACCTCACATAAATGCAGCCGGTGGTGCTGCTTGGTTGCCCTATTGTGTTTCAGTGCGGTTGAGATATTCTTTTGGTGAGAACTCAACTGTGTCCTTTCTTGGAATGGAAGGTAGCCATGGAGGCCGAGCATGCTGGCTGCGAATCGATGACTGGGAGAAGTGTAAACATAGGGTGGTTCGAACTGTGGAAGTGAGTGGATGTTCACCAGGAGACATGTCTCAAGGGAGGTTGAAAATAGTTGCGGACAATGTGCAAAGGGCGTTACATGTGAACCTACAAGGATTAAGGGATGGCAGTGGCGTAGCCACAAACTCGGGGGCAACATGATTGGTTAGTTTATCAtccaaaaacataattttgaacCACCCGGAATTAGGAGATGTGAATGCTGGTGTTTTTAGATGGTAGATTCTTCTGCCATGTTGTGAAGAGGAAATTACAGTGATGGGGGAATGAGGGTTAATCTGATCACAGAGGTACAGTTAGAAATGACTAGCAGATTTGGCAGGGCAGGGAGATTCGGTTTGTGCCTTTTGGAAAGGTTTTTTTATAGCTTGATAATCAGGGAAAGGGTTGTAAGATAGGTTAAATAGAGAGGGGATGATGTGTTTTGGTGAAATCTGGGATGGTGTGGTcggttttctttcttgtacaGATCATGCTTACTGATTGGACAAGAAGTTTGTAAAAAAGATTGTTCTGCTGCAGTTGTTGTATACCCCCACTGGTCGCTGGCAGGATGGCCAAAATGTTACATACTTAGAAGCTCTCtttatttcttacttttttttctttttttttttttggtagtatTGACTTTTGTACAAGTTGCTGGATCATGTGAAAGGCCACCCACCCTTTTGCATGGGCACAAgattttgacatttttgtttGGACTGGCATTTCCACCATTCCACCTGCCTACAAACCAGTGCCCAAGGCACAACAAATTTGTAAGTGGAGATCACAACCAGTGAGTTGATCAAGTTGGAGCAGACCAAACCCCAAACAAATGCTATCCCTATAATGAATTCTTACACGTCTCTTGGTTTTGGCCATTTGCATTTAGATTTCCACAAATACTTTCTAGAATTTATATTGACAATCGCCAATTTCTTATCATTACAGTTCACCTTACTAACAACGGCAGGAAAAGCCACCAACCAAATCAACCGCTTGTCCTCTTCACGTGAAGAAAACTAGAAAATCAGTTCCCACTGAATTCAATCCTGACTTGGAATCTCTATGAACTGCTAAACGGAGGAAAACCCAAAAAGAAGAGTCACACAATTGTGAACATTGTCCTTACTGAGAAACACTTTATCGATCTTAATTTAGGCAGCTACTTCTAGATCCTCGGATTCATTCATTCAATTTAGACTTGAGGCACCATACCAACTTGCTACAGCAATGAAGAAGACTGCTCCACGGAAGAGGATCTATCTCAACAATCATTTCAGTAGAGTCCCCTCCTAGCAAAAGCACCGTATGAACACGAGAAGccacaaaattaataaatctcaCAAGGACTCTTAACAATCATTACATGGGTAACATCTATGGAAGGCAACAGAACACCGTCTCAATTTTTAACAGTCAGATCAAtcacccaaaaacaaaaactaagtTGGCAATGTGTTGACAGTTCCAAGGGTCCTCAAAGTTCATTCATGATTGGAAAAGAGGGTTATATGGGTGATTTAGGGCCTAATTTGGGGGCTTTAGGAAGAAACAGCACATCATTGGTTGTTCCATATATGCTGAAACGATCCCAATTTGAGGATCAACTGACTGGTCTAAGTCACCCCTAGAATAGTCCACATTCAGGAGGATACCCCTTAAACTTTGCACTAGCACCACCACAAATTAGTCAACAATTGACAGCCAGATTTTGACAGGACTACTCTTGAAACTTGTATAATGCATCACCCACATGTCTAATAGTGGGCTGTGATTCTAACAGTAACAAGAATTAAAGAAACAGTGACTGTTTATTAAGGAAAGAAACACCTTCCATTCATCCAAACTCTAACCTCAT
Above is a genomic segment from Vitis riparia cultivar Riparia Gloire de Montpellier isolate 1030 chromosome 14, EGFV_Vit.rip_1.0, whole genome shotgun sequence containing:
- the LOC117930227 gene encoding mediator of RNA polymerase II transcription subunit 14; amino-acid sequence: MAELGHQTVEFSTLVSRAAEESFLSLKDLVEKSKSSDQSDTEKKISLLKFISKTQQRMLRLNILAKWCQQVPLIQYCQQLASTLSSHDTCFTQAADSLFFMHEGLQQARAPIYDVPSAVEVLLTGTYERLPKCVEDVGVQGTLTGDQQKAALKKLDTLVRSKLLEVSLPKEISEVKVSDGTALLCVDGEFKVLVTLGYRGHLSMWRILHLELLVGERSGLVKLEELRRHALGDDLERRMAAAENPFMMLYSVLHELCVALIMDTVIRQVKALRQGRWKDAIRFELISDGNIAQGGSAGSMQMNQDGEADSAGLRTPGLKIVYWLDLDKNSGTSDSGSCPFIKVEPGPDLQIKCLHSTFVIDPLTGKEAEFSLDQNCIDVEKLLLRAICCSRYTRLLEIQKELAKNSQICRTMGDVILHCHADESEVDNKKKDIKSNARECEGQEVLRVRAYGSSFFTLGINIRNGRFLLQSSRNILTPSTLSDCEEALNQGSMTAAEVFISLRSKSILHLFASIGSFLGLEVYEHGFAAVKLPKHILNGSNLLLMGFPDCGSSYFLLMQLDKDFKPLFKLLETQPDPSGKSSSFGDMNHVIRIKKIDIGQMQMFEDELNLSLVDWGKLLSFLPNAGVPNQTSEHGLLSEFSLESSMHNPGCPPSSFSSIVDEVFELEKGASLPPFSVPNLSSSYSSPGSHFGAGPMNLPGMKAGASSPKWEGGMQISQINATKVSSVAPHYGGSLYSSGNMKGSMQSSSVSLQSSAPVRSAAGKKLSASKSDQDLASLRSPHSLEIGSGTTMDEDHLRLLSDSSKEAVSGSRSSRLLSPPRPTGPRVPASSSKPNGPRSSSTGPLPGSLRAAGSSSWVTSPTSQAPDSANFHGSSHDVVSKQDTHSRKRSVSDMLDLIPSLQNLEANTRFYKRRKISESAHTLQPLSQALISSEIACKTEGYSYGNLIAEANKGNAPSSVYVSALLHVVRHCSLCIKHARLTSQMEALDIPYVEEVGLRNASSNLWFRLPFSSGDSWQHICLRLGRPGSMYWDVKIIDQHFRDLWELQKGSSNTTWGSGVRIANTSDIDSHIRYDPEGVVLSYQSVEADSIKKLVADIQRLSNARMFALGMRKLLGVRIDEKPEEISANCDGKAPVGVKGVEVSDKLSEQMRRAFRIEAVGLMSLWFSFGSGVLARFVVEWESGKEGCTMHVSPDQLWPHTKFLEDFINGAEVASLLDCIRLTAGPLHALAAATRPARAGPAAGVPGVTVANSSIPKQSGYIPSQGLLPSSSTTNVSQATSGPGVTPPASAASGPLGNHSLHGAAMLAAAGRGGPGIVPSSLLPIDVSVVLRGPYWIRIIYRKYFAVDMRCFAGDQVWLQPATPPKGGPSVGGSLPCPQFRPFIMEHVAQELNGLEPNFAGGQQTIGLANSNNPNPSSGSQLSAANGNRVGLPNSAGISRPGNQATGMNRVGSALSASQNLAMVNSGLPLRRSPGAGVPAHVRGELNTAIIGLGDDGGYGGGWVPLVALKKVLRGILKYLGVLWLFAQLPDLLKEILGSILKDNEGALLNLDQEQPALRFFVGGYVFAVSVHRVQLLLQVLSVKRFHHQQQPQQQPNSATAQEELTQSEIGEICDYFSRRVASEPYDASRVASFITLLTLPISVLREFLKLIAWKKGLAQAQGGDTAPAQKPRIELCLENHAGLKMDESSETSSTSKSNIHYDRSHNSVDFGLTVVLDPAHIPHINAAGGAAWLPYCVSVRLRYSFGENSTVSFLGMEGSHGGRACWLRIDDWEKCKHRVVRTVEVSGCSPGDMSQGRLKIVADNVQRALHVNLQGLRDGSGVATNSGAT